The genomic stretch TTTTAATAAATGATCAAAAAAATCTTGACCAAAACCAGAGATTTAACGATATATTTTTTATATAGCCAAATACACTTGGCAGCATACGACGTTTACCATCCTGAAAAATAAAGGATAGTCTGTGAAATTATGGCAGAGACCCAAGCTAATACATTAACGGGGAAAGCCTTACTTCAAAAAGTAAAAGAGCTTTCTCACTTGCCTCGGCGAGAAACAGCAAAACGCTGTGGCTATTACTCCGAAAGTAAAACAGGTCAGACCCGCGTCAACTTAACTGATTTTTATGATGCGGTGTTAGCGGCGAAAGGTGTTCCCTTAGATCCAGAGGGAGCAAAAGATGGTCGTGGTCGGGAACCGACATATCGCGTCAGCGTCCATAAAAATGGTCAGATTGTGATTGGCTCAACCTACACTCAGGAAATGGGATTAAAGCCCGGTGATGAGTTTGAAATTAAACTGGGCTACAAGCATATCCATCTCAAGCAGGTGGATCTGGATACATCTGAGGAGTCTGAAGAGGAATTAGAAGCCGCAGAGGTTTGAGGCAGTTCATGCTAAAAAGGATGGGTTATGCAAAGTATCCATCCTTGGCAGCATGAAAGTAGCCGCGTAAAAACTATAGCTCCTCACCGTTTGCCGATCTCGCTTATGGCTATTTTTGATCAGGCAGATAATCCGTGTATTATTTGGCTAATAAGTGCATCGGCGCTGGTAAAAGTCGCGGTTTTTTTTCTGGCTTGGTCTGCGTTGTGGTTGCCTTTAGCCATCGCGATCGCCACCCGACTGAAATGGCATCCTCCTAAGCCTTTGGCAGCACAGCAAAAGTTGCCATTCCTTGCTGTTCTTTACCTCATTGCCCCCCTGATTATCTGGGGGGCGACACAGATAGAAGATACATCGTTTCCCGACTATGGCTGGGACTGGACGACGCGGATTTTGATATCCTTAGTCGGGGGATTGGGCGTGGCAATTTTGAGTTTAGGAATCAGCTTTACGGGACAATGGCTAGTAGGCTGGGTGGATTGGCATGGAGAAAATTGGCAGCAATTGACCCGGATTGGATTGCCAATATGTGGAATAGGACTAGGGATTGGATTAATCGAGGAATTGGTGTTTCGCGGGTTCCTTCTGACGGAACTCCAAGAGGACTATTCTCTGGCAATAGCGGCGGTAATATCCAGTCTGATTTTTGCTCTATTACATCTGATTTGGGAACAGCAACAGACGCTCCCTCAAATTCCTGGATTGTGGCTAATGGGTATGGTATTAGTTTTAGCCCGGTGTGTAAATGGGGGGAGTTTAGGCTTAGCCTGGGGACTCCACGCGGGTTGGATTTGGGGATTAACCTGTCTTCAGGAAGCCAAACTGATTTCTTATACCAGAAAAGGACCAATATGGATAACGGGAATAGCAGATAATCCCTTAGCTGGGATATCTGGTATCTTGTGTTTACTCGGTGTTGCTGCGTTCCTGTGGGGAATTAGTCATTAGTCATTAGTCATTCGTCATTGGTCATTAGTCATTTGTCCTTTGTCATTCGTCATTTGTGATAATTGAACGGTGAGGTCGGGGCGGGTTTAGTTATATCAGGGTCAAAACGAAACGTTAGTGGTAAAACCCGCCCCTACAAAAGATGTTCCACCGGAGAAGTCTCTACAATTCTTCCCCATCTCCCCCATCTCCCCCATCTCCCTCTGCTTCCCCAGCTTCCCCAGCTCCCTCTGCTTCCCCAGCTTCCTCATCCCTCTTTCGCTGACCAACGTTTTTGCCAGTGGGAGGTGGGTTCGAGAGTAGAGGCTTGCTGCTCAATTTGCCGCCGTTGCAGAATAATCTCAGCCTGATCCGCAAGTTGAGGATCACGATAGGGAATCGCCGCACGGGTTTGTAAATGTTGACGCGATCGCTCGGAGAGAGGGGGTAGAGTGGAAGCGTCAAAACTTGCCACGGTTCCCGGTTGTCGTCCTCCCACAGGCGGTGTCGCACCAATCTGAAATCCAGCCGTTATTAAGCCGCTACGGACAGCAGCCGCACAGGAATAGGTTGCTAGTCTACCTGTTTTGGTGCAGCATTTAGCTAATTGGTGGAAAAATTCCACCGTCCATAATTGGGGACAGCGACGAGGAGAAAAGGGATCGAGAAAAATAGCATCAACTTGGAGGTTCGACTGAGACAATTGCTGGATGCTATTTCTGGCGTCGCCGAAATAAAGTTGCGCCTGAAGCTGATCCGTTTTAACTTCTGAGGTTGCCACCAGACACTCTAGGAGTTCGGGAATTGGGTGATTCCAGCCACTGAGAAAATGATGTGCGATCGCGCTTCGCGGTACAGTCGGGTCTAATTCCAGAGCGACTAATTCAACTCGACATCTGGGGTTAATTATCCAAATCGTTTCTAAAGCCGCCGCCGTATTGTAGCCTAAGCCATAGCATACATCCAGCAGACGCACAACCTGCTGTTGGGCTTTTTGTTTCAAGTGACAAGGTTCTACAAATTTTAATAACGCTTCCGTTTTTGCCCCTTGAGTGCTGTGGAAATATTCACCAAACGCTTCAGAAAAGAAGGTGAATGA from Coleofasciculus chthonoplastes PCC 7420 encodes the following:
- a CDS encoding AbrB family transcriptional regulator — protein: MAETQANTLTGKALLQKVKELSHLPRRETAKRCGYYSESKTGQTRVNLTDFYDAVLAAKGVPLDPEGAKDGRGREPTYRVSVHKNGQIVIGSTYTQEMGLKPGDEFEIKLGYKHIHLKQVDLDTSEESEEELEAAEV
- a CDS encoding CPBP family intramembrane glutamic endopeptidase, whose amino-acid sequence is MAIFDQADNPCIIWLISASALVKVAVFFLAWSALWLPLAIAIATRLKWHPPKPLAAQQKLPFLAVLYLIAPLIIWGATQIEDTSFPDYGWDWTTRILISLVGGLGVAILSLGISFTGQWLVGWVDWHGENWQQLTRIGLPICGIGLGIGLIEELVFRGFLLTELQEDYSLAIAAVISSLIFALLHLIWEQQQTLPQIPGLWLMGMVLVLARCVNGGSLGLAWGLHAGWIWGLTCLQEAKLISYTRKGPIWITGIADNPLAGISGILCLLGVAAFLWGISH
- a CDS encoding tRNA (5-methylaminomethyl-2-thiouridine)(34)-methyltransferase MnmD, which gives rise to MAKIPSFTPQPTADGSFTFFSEAFGEYFHSTQGAKTEALLKFVEPCHLKQKAQQQVVRLLDVCYGLGYNTAAALETIWIINPRCRVELVALELDPTVPRSAIAHHFLSGWNHPIPELLECLVATSEVKTDQLQAQLYFGDARNSIQQLSQSNLQVDAIFLDPFSPRRCPQLWTVEFFHQLAKCCTKTGRLATYSCAAAVRSGLITAGFQIGATPPVGGRQPGTVASFDASTLPPLSERSRQHLQTRAAIPYRDPQLADQAEIILQRRQIEQQASTLEPTSHWQKRWSAKEG